GCCTGATCGAGGACTTCACCGTCATCGTCACCAAGTCGACCGTGCCGGTGGGCACCGGCGACGAGGTCGAGGCGATCATCCAGCGGGTCCGGCCCGACGCCCAGTTCGCCGTGGTCTCCAATCCCGAGTTCCTACGCGAGGGCGCGGCCATCGAGGATTTCAAGCGTCCCGACCGCGTGGTGGTGGGCACCGAGGACGAGCGGGCCCAGGCGGTGATGCGCGAGCTCTACCGTCCGCTGAGCCTGAACGAGACGCCCATCGTCTTCACCGGCCGGCGCACCAGCGAGCTGATCAAGTACGCGGCCAACGCCTTCCTGGCCATGAAGATCACCTTCATCAACGAGATGGCCGACCTGTGCGAGAAGGTCGGGGCCGACGTCCAGCAGGTGGCGCGCGGCATCGGCCTGGACAAGCGCATCGGGTCCAAGTTCCTCAACGCCGGTCCCGGCTATGGCGGCAGCTGCTTTCCCAAGGACACCATCGCCCTGGTGCGCACCGCCCAGCAGTACGGCGCGCCGGTCAAGCTGATCGAGACCACCGTCAGCGTCAACGACGCGCGCAAGAAGGCCATGGCCGACAAGGTCGCCGCGGTCCTGGGGGCCGAGGACCTGACGGGCAAGACCGTCGGGGTCCTGGGCGTGACCTTCAAGCCCAACACCGACGACATGCGCGACGCCCCCAGCCTGGACATCCTGCCCGCCCTGCTGGCCCGGGGCGCCAAGGTCCAGGCCTTCGATCCCGAAGGCGCCAGGGAGGCCGCCCACATGATGCCGGGCGTCACCTTCGTCGGCGGCCCCTACGAGGCCGCCCAGGACGCCGACGTCCTGGTGATCATCACCGAGTGGGACCAGTTCCGCGCCCTGGACCTGGAACGCCTCAAGACCCTGCTCAAGGCCCCCGTCGTCGTCGACCTGCGCAATGTCTACAAACCCGCCGAAATGGTCCGCGCCGGCTTCACATACGCCTCCATCGGACGGGGGTGACGCCGTGACGCTGTCCGCCCCGTTGTCTTCCATCGCCCAGGACGTCGAGGCTACGGCCCGCGCCGCGAAGGGGGCTGATCCTGGACGGCCGTTCCGCGTGCTCATCGTGGCGCTGAACTACGCGCCGGAACTTGTGGGCTGCGCCAAGTACACCACCGAGCTCGCCGAGGAGCTCGTCGCCCGAGGGCACGTGGTCGAGGTGGTCGCGGCGCCGCCCTACTATCCTCAATGGAAGATCGCCGAGCCCTATTCCGGCGCGCGGTGGAGTCGCGAGGTCCGATCCGGCGTGACCATCAACCGGACGCCCCTTTACGTGCCCTCCGCCCCCAGTGGCGTGAAGCGCATCCTGCACCTGGCCTCGTTCGGCGCGGCGGCCCTGCCGACGGCCGTTCGGGCGGCCAAGCGGTTTCGTCCGGACCTGGTGTTCGCGGTCGCGCCGACCCTGGCCGCGGCCGGCGCGGCCTTGGCCGCCGGCAAGGCGGCCGGCGCGAAAACCTGGCTGCATGTTCAGGACTTCGAGGTGGACGCCGCCTTCGGATTGGGCTTGCTGAACAACGGCGCGGCCCGACGCCTGGCGTTGGGAATGGAAAACTGGCTGCTGCGACGGTTCGATCGGGTGTCCAGCATTGCGCCGGCCATGGTGAACCTGTTGCGGACCAAGGGTGTCGCGGCCGATCAGGCGCTCGAGCTTCGAAACTGGGTGGATCTGGACGCCTTCCCCACCTGGGTCAGCTCGGACACGGCCTATCGCGCGCAGCTCGGCATCGCGGCCGATCAGATCGTGGCGCTGTATTCCGGTAACATGGCCGGCAAGCAGGGCATCGAAGCCTTGGCGGATGTCGCCAAGAGCTTGAAGGCCGTTAAGGCGCCCGTGACCCTGTTGCTGTGCGGGGAAGGACCGGCGCGCGCGACGCTGGAGTCAGCCTGCCAGGGGCTGGCCAATGTGAAATTTCTTCCCCTGCAGCCGTTGGAACGGCTGCCGGAACTGTTGGCGACCGCCGATATCCATCTGTTGCCTCAGCGCGCCGAGGCCGCCGATCTGGTTCTGCCCTCGAAGCTGACCGGCATGCTGGCCTCTGGCCGGCCGGTCGTCGCGATGGCGACACAAGGCACGGGCCTGGCCGAGGAGGTCGCGGGATGTGGTCTGGTCGTCGAGCCGAACGCGGCGGCCATGACCGAGGGCGTCTTGACGCTGGCGGCGGACGCGGACCTGTGCCGCGCGCTCGGCACGGCCGGCAAGGCCCGGGCCAAGAGCCGCTGGCGCAAGCGCGCGATCATCGACGGCTTCGTGAATGAGGTCGCCAGCGTCCTGAAGCTCGGCGATATTTCGGTGGCGTCATGACCCAGCCCGTCGTTCAAGATCTCGCCAGTTTCCGCAATCCGCCCGGCTTTCGTGGTCGGTCGGGCGTGGTGGTGCAGCTTTGGTGGCTGGTGCAAAGCTCGCTGTTCCGCTGTTCGCCACAGTTCATGTACGGCTGGCGCAATGGGCTGCTTCGGCTGTTTGGGGCCCGCATCGGCAAGGGCGTCATCATCCGCCCGACGGTGCGCGTCACCTATCCGTGGAAGCTGACGATCGGCGACCACAGCTGGATCGGCGATTTCGTCGAGCTATACACCCTGGGCGAAATTCGGATCGGCCAGAACGCCGTGGTCTCGCAGAACAGCTATCTGTGCACCGGCTCTCATGATTTTCGCGCGCCGGCCTTCGACATCTACGCCAAGCCGATCGTCGTCGAAGACGAAGCCTGGGTCGCGGCCGGAGTGTTCGTTCACCCCGGCGTGACGGTGGCCAGGGGCTCGGTGGTCGCCGCGCGATCGGTGCTGTCCCGCGACACCGAGGCCCTGACGATCTGGGCCGGCTCGCCCGCCAAGAAGGTCGCCGAACGGCTGAACCGTTCGGCTTAGTCGCCCACCGCGATCACCGGTTCCGGCTTCCTGCGGCGAATCAGCGAATTCAAGCGGCGACGGATCGGATCCTCGACGAGATAGTAGCTGACCAGCCCCGCTCCGATCGCGACCGCGAGCATGAGGGGATAGGCGAACTTGCCGCCCACCTGCGCGCCGTGCAGCGCGGCGAGCATGTAGAAGGGTTGTTGCCACAGGTAAATCGAAAACGAGACCAGCCCGAAGAACGTCAGGGCGCGCATCGACAGGATGTCGAGGGCGAACTTGGGGGCCCAATGCAGTGTCGCCAAGCTGCCGGCGACCAGCATCGTGCCCAGCGAGTATTTGATCGGATCCGGAACCGGGTTCACCTGCAAGGCCACGCCCGCGAGACCCAAGGCGATGGGCAGCCAGGCTGGCGTCCGGACGCCACGCTCGTCCAGGCCGTGAACCAGAAGATAAGCCGCGGCTCCCGCCAAGATTGAAGCCCCGCGCACGTCGCTGCGCCAGTAGACCTGGAAATAATCGTGGCCCTGCGCTGAAAGAACTGCGCCGAGGCCCATCATCGCGACCATGATCGCGCAGAGCAGCGACAGAATCTGCGTGGCCGATAGCGACAGGCGGCGCGAGGCGAACGCCAGCAGACCGAGCAGGATGTAGAGGTGCTCTTCGACGCAAAGCGACCAGACGTGTTCGATCCAGGGCAGCCGGAAGCCCGCCGCCGAGATATAATTGCTGGTGAAGGTGAGCGCTCCGACCCAGTTGAGCACCACCAGTTTCGAATCCGAGGCGACCATCACGATCGCGGTGGTGATCGTGGCGAAGACCGCCAGACCTGGCCACACTCTTGAAAATCTTCTCGCGTAGAACTCCGCCAGGGCGGCCTTGTGGATGAACAATATGTGAGCCATCAAGCGACCGCTCAGCACGAAAAACAGTTCAACGCCAAATCGCCCGACGTTGATGGCGGAGAGATGTATGAAGTGGCCGGCCAAAACCGATAGGATCGCCATGCCGCGCCATCCATCGAGATAGAGAACGCGGGTTTGATGAGCAGCAATCGTGTGACCGTTCACGTACTTAGCAGCCAAGATTCACCCAATGGCCCCTGTGCGGGGAAGTTTCTACTGATTAGATTTTTCTCTAACAAAAATATTACGCAATCTGGGTATCCTAAAAAGGTACGTCAAGCGAGAGCAAATTGATGACCACAGATAGAAGAAAGCAGATTGTGGGCCTGCAACATCTGCGTGGGCTGGCGGCTCTCGCTGTTGTTGTGGATCACGGCGCCGGAATGGCGGCATTTCCGAAGTATTTTGGTCAATCTATTCTTAGTGGTCACCTTGAAAAAGGCACGATAGGTGTTGATCTTTTCTTCGTGATCAGTGGATTGATTATTGCCACGGTCGCGCTGGAGATCACGACGCTGCGGGCGAAGATCTCAATCACGGACTTCGCGCTTCGACGGCTTATTCGTATCGTGCCGTTGATGTGGATCGCGATCCTGTCCTACGCCGCGCTAAGGCTCGCCGGGCGCGGTCTTTCAGACTTTTCGCCCTATGTGAACGCTCTGTTCTTGTTGCCGACTGGGCCAGTGGTTCCGCAAAACATCTGGACACTGCGACATGAGCTGGTGTTCTACTCGGCCTTCGCGTTGACGTTTCTGCTGTTTCCACGTGCGCGCTGGTTGATCCTGATTTGGATCTTCAGCTTTATACCCGTCGCTTTGTTCGCCCATTTCCATCCCGCCGACAACCCGGCCCTCTACGCGGCCAAGATCTTCGGAAATCCGGTCAACATCGAATTCGGCGCTGGGTTGGCGTTGGGGCTTCTTTGTCGCCGCCGAGATATCAGGAGCGATCTTTCGACGCCGGCGCCGGCGCTTCTGCTGATCGCGGCCTTTGTGGGCTTCTTTCTGCTGGCGATCGTCCTGGACCTCAAGATCGATCAAATTCAGGGCACGATGATATCGGCGATCGTCGCTTCGGCGATCATCTTCCTGGCCGTGAAGCTGAAGTTCGCCGATTCCGGCCTGAACAGGGTCGGTTCGCTGCTCGGCGACGCCTCATATTCCATCTATCTGTTTCACCCGCACTTCCAGTCGGCGATGCTGGGGGTCTGGAAACATTTCCTGCCTCAGACCAACATCTGGATCGTGATCCTGGGGGTGGTCTTGCTGTCCACGGCCGCTGGCGTGCTGATCCACCTGTTCGTCGAGAAGCCGCTGCTGACTTGGCTGGGGCGATTTCTGCCAAGGCGTGGCGACCATCACGGCAAGGTCGCGGCCGACCCGGTGCTGGCGCCGACCCTGCAGCCTCCTGGCTGATGTCGGGCGAGCGTTTCGTCGCCGACAATTCATATAGATACAGTGCGCCCGATCTTCAGGAGAATTGGCTATTCGTGCTTCCGTTGTAATACCGACCTTCAGGCGACTTGATCGGTTGCGGGAGGCGGTGGCGAGCGTCGCTTCGCAGGCTCGGCCTCCTGAAGAACTGATCGTCGTGGCGGCCGATCCCGATGAGCGGGAGGCGGTGCGCGCGCTGCTGGACGGCATCGACTTCGCGGGACGCGCGGAGGTCGTCGCCAGCGATCGTTGCCTGTTGGGCGGCGGGGCGCGGAACCTGGGATGGCGGTCGGCGACTGGTGACGTCGTGCTGTTCCTGGATGATGACGACTATTGGGCGGCCGATAAGGTCGGAGACCATGTCGCCGCGCACGACAGCGGTCAGTCGGATGTCGTCTATTCGGGTGTCTGGTACGTGTTTCCGGGCGCGCGGGATGCGCGGCCCTACAATGCCACGCCCGTCGCCGCGGACATGGTCCGCGGGCTGACCCTCGATGGCCTGTGCCCACCGACCACCAGCTGCGTCTCGATTCGACGCGCGGCGCTCGAGGCCGTGGGCGGCTTCGATGAAACGCTGCCATCGTACCAGGACTGGGAGCTGTGGTACCGGCTGGCGCTGGCCGGGTCCAAGTTCGCCAGCCTGCCGCAGCCCTTGACCTATTTCGTGCAGCACGAAGGCGGGCGCGTTTCGATGAACATCGAGGGGCGGTCCAGGGCCGCGGGCCTGGTGCTGGCCAAGCATGGCTCGTCGCCGGACCTCGTCGCCTTCTTCGGGAAAGAGCGTCGGCAGATGTTGGAGCGAGTCATCGTCTTCTCCGCTCAGCGCGGCGAATGGACCTGCCTGGACACCTTCCGGCGCGCGCTGTCCGACAAGATCTTCTCGCCGCTGGAATGGCGGCCCTATTGGATCGCCGCCAAGGTGGCGGGCAATCTGGCTCTGGCTTCGGTGCGTCGTAACCCATGACAAGCGTGGAATCCTCGGCGCCGAGCCCCCCGCCCGTCGCCGAACCGAGCCTTCAGGGCCGCAGTGTCAAGGGCACAGCGGTCACCATGGTGTTCCAGGGCTGCAAGATGCTCGTGCAGATCGGATCGGTCGTCGCCCTGGCGCGGCTGGTCTCGCCACACGAGTTCGGCATCTACGCCATGGCGTTGCCGATCTACGTCTTTTCGCTGCTGTTCCAGGACTCCGGCACGACCCAGGCGATCATTCAGCGCGAGCTGACCAAGACCGACCTGAACAACATCTTCTGGTTCAACCTGGCGGTCTGCGGGGCGATCGTCCTGCTCCTCGCCCTGGCCGCGCCCTTTATCGCCCTCTTCTACAAGACGCCGGTCGTCGCCCAGCTGGTGTGGGGGTTCTGCGGCGTCACCATGCTCAACTGCCTTTCGGCTCAGCCGCTGGCCCTACTGACGCGCAGGCTGCACTTCGGCTTCCTGGCGGGGATCGATCTGGCGTCCTATGTGCTGGGCGCCGCCGCCTCGCTGGCGGTGGCCCTGATCCATCCGGGCTACTGGGCGCTGTTCGCCATGCCCCTGGTGACAGCTTTGACCAATGTCGTCGGCGCCTGGATCAAGGCGTCGTGGAGTCCCGGCCTGCCGACGCGCGACCCCAAGTTCCTCAATCTGGCGCGGTTCGGATCCGGCGTCTTCGCCTTCAACCTGCTCAACTACTTCACCCGCAACGCCGACCTGGTCCTGCTGGGCCGCTACGCGTCGGCGGCCGCCCTGGGCGCCTATGACCGGGCCAACCGCCTGATCCTGTTCCCGATCCAGCAGATCAACATCCCGCTGGGACGCATCTTCCTGCCGGTGCTGAGCCGCCTGGCGGACAAGCCGGAAGAGTATCGCGCGTTCTATCTGAACGGCGTCGCGGCGATCCTGTTCGCCACCCAGCCGGGGATGGTCTGGCTGATCTGCGACGGCCGCGAGATCATTCCGATCCTGCTCGGCGCCGAATGGCGTGGCGCGGCGGACATCTTCGTCTGGATCGGCGCGGCGGCCCTGTGGCAACCCCTGACCTACACGGCAGGCTGGATCTTGGTCAGCCAGGGTCGTACGGGCGCCTTTTGGAGGTGGGGTCTCTTCAACGCCATCGTGTCGATCGGCGGTTTCGCCGCGGCCGTGCCGTGGGGGGCGATGGGCTTCGCGGTGGTCTACGCTATTCGTGAGAACGTGATCCGCTTGCCGGTCCTGATCTGGCTGATGGGGCGCCGGGGGCCGGTGACCATTCTCCACTTCCTTAAAGGTTTCGCGCCGTATCCCGCCGGCTGTGTCGCAGCGGCCGCGATCATTCTGGTCCGGCGCAGCCTGATGGGATCGAGTTTGATCTCGTTGGGCGTGGATTTGGTGTTGGCCTACCTAGCCTACGGGGTCGCCATCATGCTGTTCCCGGATGGGCGGAAGTTCTGGAATTCGGCGCTTCACGCCGGCCAGGGACTGATGAGGAAATCCATCAAGGCCTAGTTGCGATCAGCGTCGCGCCTCTTCCTTCGGGACATCTCGTCCATGAAACTTGCTTGATGGCGGGTCAGTACGCGCCGTTGGGTAGATCTTAGGGGCGGGGCCTGGCTTCACACCCTGAGCAGAGTCTCGGGGCGCTAAGTGATAGCGCTCCGAGGCGGAAGCGTGATGCGATCTTCCTCGCCTCCACCATTGCGGGCGAGGTGCGTGAAGTGGGAGTGCAGCAACACGGCAAGGCTCACGATCGCCAATTTATCGACTGATAGAAGAGCGCCGTTGAAATTCGCACACACGAAAAGGTAGGCAAGCATCGAAACGGTGCGTGCGGAGATTCCGAGTGTGACTATGACTAGTAACCCTACGAATCCGTAGAGAAAAGAAGCTGTTATAAGTGCGTTGTCGATGGATTTGATCGGAAATCCTATGAATTTCATAGAAATATCCGATACATTATAAAGCAATTCTGAATTTGCAGATCCAAATGGGTAGGCGAAAATGTACTCCAGGAGTACCTGGAGCGGGTAGAAAATACGAACGTTAGCGGAGAAGTCGTTTCCGCTCATGATCGTTCCGACACGGTCGAATAGCCTTACGCCCTCGAATTTCCCGAGCGAAGCCAAGGTGATCAGCGCCAGTATGGCCGTGATTCCAATTGCGACCGGGATATGCGTTCGCGTCGACATCCATCGTTTAAAGCTTTTGGAGTTCGAGAGGTGAACGAGCAAGGTTATTGTGATGGCAACTACGAAAGCCATACTCTGAGAGAGGAGGCCAATTGCAATATTTCCGAATATAAGAATATTCGATATTTTCCTAAACTTCCCGCTTTCCGAATTTCCAAGCAAGACGAAGATAAGTGAGGTGGAGTAGAAGCCCAGATACGAAGGTTCTCCAAAAGTTCCCATTGGGCGAATTCTGGCATATATCATATCCAGTAGTGTCGGGAGGGTGTTTTCATTCTGAATAAAGAATGACTTTGGAATCCCGATATACACTTTTTGAAGTACGACGCTCTGGATGGCCGTGAGCACGAGCATGCCGCCGGTTATAATGGCTATCGTGGTTATTATGCCTCGGCTGGGGGCTTTGATGCCTAGGTCAGATCCCAGCATGATCAGGCACAGCAGGGCAAAAATCACACCCTGGCGGGTCACCAACAGCAGGTCATGCACCGGATCATTGGTCGCCGACGTCAGTACGCTGAAGTACATGGCCACGAAAATCAGCAGCACGAAGGCCGCCATGGGGCGCCTCAAAGCGACGGCGATGTTCCGGCGCGCGGCATAGATGGTCATCAACGAGAGCAGCGTGCCGCAAGACACCCAGTAGGACAGTCCGGTTTGGACCAGGGGCGAGAGGGCGAGGGCGAGCAGGAGAATCATGGGGTCGAGTCCGCCTTCGGCGCGTGATCCTTGCCGACCAGCGCGATGATATTCTTCGTCGCCATCGTGAGGCCGTAGCGCTCGACATAGAGGGTTCGCGCCGCTTCGGACATCCTGAGTCGGTCTTCGGGCGAGGATCGCATCCACGCCGACAGTTGGTCGGTGACGCCGGGAAGGTCGTCGCTGCACACCAGGCCCGCGCCGGCTTGGTCGACGGTCTCCCAGATGTTGACCTTGTCGGTGATCAGCACGGGCAAGCCGCAGGCCATCGCCTCGGCGACGACGATCCCGAAGTTCTCCTGGTGGGACGGCAGGGCGAAGGCCTCGGCGGCGTAATAGGCGCCCCATTTGGCGTCGTCGAACAGCGGGCCCGGCCAATGGATCCGGTCGGCGACGCCCAGGTCGGCGGCCATCTTCTGCAACTGAGCCTGCCAACCTTCCTGGTCAGGACCCACAACAACGAGATCGAGCGTCGGGTCCTTGGCGGCCGTGGCGGCGTAGGCTTGCACGAGCAGGTCGCAGCCCTTCTTGGGATGGATGCGGCCCAGGAACAGGATGAACCGACGGCCGGCCACGGCGGGAACGTGCCGATGGAAAGCGTCGACGAGCGCGGGGGTGCGTGGAGGCGGGGCGACCGCGCCGAGCGGCGCGATATCCGATCTATAGGCGTGGCCCCAGAAGGCGCCGCGCGCCTGGCGTTTTTCTTCCTCGCAGGTGAACAGCGTCGCCCTGGCGCCGGCCAGCAACCGGCCTTCGCCGATGGTCCAGAAGCCCTGCTTCAGCAGATGCTTACGCGGGTAGGCCTTCCGGAACCAGGGATCCATCATCCCGTGGGGAAACACGTAGTAGGGAACGTCGCGGCGCGGCAGAACCTGGGACGCGGCGAAGGGCGCGTAGTTCCAGAGCCCATGGACGATCGCCAGGTCGAAGCGGTCGAGATTGGCTTCCAGCCAGGGCTTGAACTTGGGGCTATAGCGGTAGTGGTTCAGGAAGCGATCGACCGGGCCGCGGCCTGGCCGGTCATCGCCGAGGGCGTGAACCGTGATCGGCGGCTCCGAGCGCGAAAGGGTTTCGGGCAGGTCCAGGCAGACGATTTCGTCGCCGCTGGTCAGTCCGTCGCGTACGCAGGTCTCGGCCAGGCGCAGCACCGCATCCGCAACGCCGCCGTTGCGTTCGTCGACCGACGCGGTGATGTGCAGGATTTTCATGTTCGGACTTGGGCTTCCGTCAGGCTTCTCGCGCCCCGCCTTGGCGAGCCCACGATCAGAGTCGAGGCAAGATAGGCGCCAGGCATCAATATTGTGTTGGTGCGAACAGGGTTGAATGTCGCTCGCCGTTCGCGGCGCTTATGAGCGCGTCCAAGGGGCGGGTTCGGGTTGGGGCGCCGGATGCAACGGCATCCAAGCGATCGAACCGTACAAGTGTCGACGCTACAGCTGCTGAGCGCATTCTAGTTCCGACCCTGAAGGGGTTCCTTTGCCCGCTGAAGTCCCGAAGCTATCATCTTGATATAGCGGAAAGCAAAGTTCACGGGCCATATCGGGCCGCCATGATCTTTGCAAAATTCGAACCATTCCCGGAAGGGAACTCCCTTTGGGCTGATCAGTATGTAGCGCCAATTTTTCATTGTAAGGACGCTGATAGAGTCCATATATGATAGATTGAACTCTTGATATCCAACGGGATCTTTTGTTTGAATTATGTTGTAACCGGCTCGGCGGGCTCTTAGGCCATAATCTATATCGCCAAATGCATGTCGATACTTGTCTGAATTTATGCCGATATGAGTAACGGCGGATGATGGAATGAGAACGCAGTTGCCGTTGACGGTGTCGGCGACATCCTTCGAATTTCCGAGTAGTTCAAAGGAGAGTTGAGACAACCCTCCCCGCTTTCGGTAGCCGCCATAGGTTACCTCGCCAGTTTTCGGGTGAACGACTTTTCCGACGATAATAACATTTTGGCCGTATTGCTCCGTCGCATGCGTGTATTCGTCTACTGCGGTGCGAATAAAATTCGGAGCCAGCTCCAGATCGTCGTTTAGCCAAAGGTAGAAATCGACACTTGGATCCAAGGCTTCCTGCCAGGCACGCCTCATGCCGCCGTTCCAGTACAGATCGCCGCTGCCGACGACAACATTCACTTCTGGATACTGGTCCTGGACGGCTTCGCGGGTGCCATCTCGGCTGCCGTCATCGACAAGGGTCACCTTGACGTCGAAGCCGTGAGCGCTTTCGCGGATGCCCCTCATCGCACTCAAGGTGTGCGCTTTCCGATTGAAGCAGGTCAGGATGACCGCAATTTTCAAAGGAGCCATGGCGATCACCGTTGATTGAGAGCGGGCTTATCGCGCGCTGATATTCACGTCCAAAATAACTCTGCGGTATAAGCGGCTAGGCCGCGCCCGCCATGATGTTCGCCCCGAACATCGCGTTGATCTTGTCGGTCGAGATAGGGGCGAAATAGTAGACTTTGCCAGGGCCTGCCGACATCAATCCCAACCTCAAAACAACCCCGCGGTCCTGGGCTCCGAGAGCCCAGGACCGCGCGCTATGGCGAGCCCGCGAGGTCCCTTAGCCGGCGGCTACGGTCTGGCCGGCTTCGTGGTGCTTCAGGAACCAGCCGTAGGCTTCCGCCACGCCGTCGCGAAGTTCGATGGAAGGCCGCCAGCCCATGCCCCGCAGCTTTTCGGCGCTCATCAGCTTGCGCGGCGTGCCGTCGGGCTTGGAGGTGTCGGTGACGATCTCGCCGTTGAAGCCGACGACCTCGCAGACCAGCTGGGCCAGTTCGAGGATCGTCACGTCTTCGCCCGAGCCGACATTGACGTGCTCGAAGTCCGAATAGGTCTTCATCAGAAACACGCAGGCGTCGGCGCAGTCGTCGGCGTTGAGGAACTCGCGGCGCGGCGTGCCCGTACCCCAGATCGTGATGCTGTCGGCGCCGGCCAGCTTGGCTTCATGGGCCTTGCGGATCAGGGCGGGCATCACGTGGCTGGAATTGAGGTCGAAGTTGTCGCCCTGGCCGTAGAGATTGGTCGGCATGGCGCTGATGAAGTCGGCGCCGTGCTGCTTGCGATAGGCCTGGGCCAGCTTGATGCCGGCGATCTTGGCGATCGCGTACCACTCGTTGGTCGGTTCCAGCGCCCCGGTCAGCAGGCTGTCCTCGCGGATCGGCTGCTCGGCGAACTTGGGATAGATGCAGGACGAGCCGAGGAACACCAGCTTGGACACGCCCTGGGTATGGGCGGCCTCGATGATGTTGGCCTCGATCATCAGGTTGTCGTAGAGGAAGTCGGCCGGAAAGGTGTCGTTGGCCAGGATGCCGCCGACCTTGGCCGCCGCCAGGAAGATGGCGTCGGGCTTTTCCTTGGCCATCCAGGCCTGGACCTGGTCCTGGCGCTTGAGGTCGACGACATCACGCCCGGCGGTGATCACCTCGCAGCCTTCGGAGGCCAGCCGGCGGACGATGGCCGAACCGACCATCCCCCGGTGGCCGGCCACCCAGACGCGCTTGCCCTCGAGGGGAAAGATCACGTCATTCGGCATTGCGGCGTTGCTCCCTGGCGACGGCGATCATGTCGGCCGCCACCATCTCGGCGCACAGCTGTTCCCACTTGGTGTCGTGGACCCAGCCCAGCTTTTCCTTGGCCTTGGTGGGGTCGCCGATCAGCAGCTCCACCTCGGTGGGGCGGAAGTAGCGGGGATCGACCTCGACCAGAACCTTGCCGGTTTCCGCGCAG
The window above is part of the Caulobacter soli genome. Proteins encoded here:
- a CDS encoding UDP-glucose dehydrogenase family protein; the encoded protein is MRVAMIGTGYVGLVSGACFADFGHVVTCIDKDPSKIERLEKGEIPIFEPGLDALVARNVREGRLFFTLDGAQAIKDADAVFIAVGTPTRRGDGHADLSYVYAAAEEIAGLIEDFTVIVTKSTVPVGTGDEVEAIIQRVRPDAQFAVVSNPEFLREGAAIEDFKRPDRVVVGTEDERAQAVMRELYRPLSLNETPIVFTGRRTSELIKYAANAFLAMKITFINEMADLCEKVGADVQQVARGIGLDKRIGSKFLNAGPGYGGSCFPKDTIALVRTAQQYGAPVKLIETTVSVNDARKKAMADKVAAVLGAEDLTGKTVGVLGVTFKPNTDDMRDAPSLDILPALLARGAKVQAFDPEGAREAAHMMPGVTFVGGPYEAAQDADVLVIITEWDQFRALDLERLKTLLKAPVVVDLRNVYKPAEMVRAGFTYASIGRG
- a CDS encoding WcaI family glycosyltransferase, whose protein sequence is MTLSAPLSSIAQDVEATARAAKGADPGRPFRVLIVALNYAPELVGCAKYTTELAEELVARGHVVEVVAAPPYYPQWKIAEPYSGARWSREVRSGVTINRTPLYVPSAPSGVKRILHLASFGAAALPTAVRAAKRFRPDLVFAVAPTLAAAGAALAAGKAAGAKTWLHVQDFEVDAAFGLGLLNNGAARRLALGMENWLLRRFDRVSSIAPAMVNLLRTKGVAADQALELRNWVDLDAFPTWVSSDTAYRAQLGIAADQIVALYSGNMAGKQGIEALADVAKSLKAVKAPVTLLLCGEGPARATLESACQGLANVKFLPLQPLERLPELLATADIHLLPQRAEAADLVLPSKLTGMLASGRPVVAMATQGTGLAEEVAGCGLVVEPNAAAMTEGVLTLAADADLCRALGTAGKARAKSRWRKRAIIDGFVNEVASVLKLGDISVAS
- a CDS encoding putative colanic acid biosynthesis acetyltransferase, with amino-acid sequence MTQPVVQDLASFRNPPGFRGRSGVVVQLWWLVQSSLFRCSPQFMYGWRNGLLRLFGARIGKGVIIRPTVRVTYPWKLTIGDHSWIGDFVELYTLGEIRIGQNAVVSQNSYLCTGSHDFRAPAFDIYAKPIVVEDEAWVAAGVFVHPGVTVARGSVVAARSVLSRDTEALTIWAGSPAKKVAERLNRSA
- a CDS encoding acyltransferase family protein yields the protein MAAKYVNGHTIAAHQTRVLYLDGWRGMAILSVLAGHFIHLSAINVGRFGVELFFVLSGRLMAHILFIHKAALAEFYARRFSRVWPGLAVFATITTAIVMVASDSKLVVLNWVGALTFTSNYISAAGFRLPWIEHVWSLCVEEHLYILLGLLAFASRRLSLSATQILSLLCAIMVAMMGLGAVLSAQGHDYFQVYWRSDVRGASILAGAAAYLLVHGLDERGVRTPAWLPIALGLAGVALQVNPVPDPIKYSLGTMLVAGSLATLHWAPKFALDILSMRALTFFGLVSFSIYLWQQPFYMLAALHGAQVGGKFAYPLMLAVAIGAGLVSYYLVEDPIRRRLNSLIRRRKPEPVIAVGD
- a CDS encoding acyltransferase family protein; amino-acid sequence: MTTDRRKQIVGLQHLRGLAALAVVVDHGAGMAAFPKYFGQSILSGHLEKGTIGVDLFFVISGLIIATVALEITTLRAKISITDFALRRLIRIVPLMWIAILSYAALRLAGRGLSDFSPYVNALFLLPTGPVVPQNIWTLRHELVFYSAFALTFLLFPRARWLILIWIFSFIPVALFAHFHPADNPALYAAKIFGNPVNIEFGAGLALGLLCRRRDIRSDLSTPAPALLLIAAFVGFFLLAIVLDLKIDQIQGTMISAIVASAIIFLAVKLKFADSGLNRVGSLLGDASYSIYLFHPHFQSAMLGVWKHFLPQTNIWIVILGVVLLSTAAGVLIHLFVEKPLLTWLGRFLPRRGDHHGKVAADPVLAPTLQPPG
- a CDS encoding glycosyltransferase family 2 protein; this translates as MAIRASVVIPTFRRLDRLREAVASVASQARPPEELIVVAADPDEREAVRALLDGIDFAGRAEVVASDRCLLGGGARNLGWRSATGDVVLFLDDDDYWAADKVGDHVAAHDSGQSDVVYSGVWYVFPGARDARPYNATPVAADMVRGLTLDGLCPPTTSCVSIRRAALEAVGGFDETLPSYQDWELWYRLALAGSKFASLPQPLTYFVQHEGGRVSMNIEGRSRAAGLVLAKHGSSPDLVAFFGKERRQMLERVIVFSAQRGEWTCLDTFRRALSDKIFSPLEWRPYWIAAKVAGNLALASVRRNP
- a CDS encoding lipopolysaccharide biosynthesis protein, with the protein product MTSVESSAPSPPPVAEPSLQGRSVKGTAVTMVFQGCKMLVQIGSVVALARLVSPHEFGIYAMALPIYVFSLLFQDSGTTQAIIQRELTKTDLNNIFWFNLAVCGAIVLLLALAAPFIALFYKTPVVAQLVWGFCGVTMLNCLSAQPLALLTRRLHFGFLAGIDLASYVLGAAASLAVALIHPGYWALFAMPLVTALTNVVGAWIKASWSPGLPTRDPKFLNLARFGSGVFAFNLLNYFTRNADLVLLGRYASAAALGAYDRANRLILFPIQQINIPLGRIFLPVLSRLADKPEEYRAFYLNGVAAILFATQPGMVWLICDGREIIPILLGAEWRGAADIFVWIGAAALWQPLTYTAGWILVSQGRTGAFWRWGLFNAIVSIGGFAAAVPWGAMGFAVVYAIRENVIRLPVLIWLMGRRGPVTILHFLKGFAPYPAGCVAAAAIILVRRSLMGSSLISLGVDLVLAYLAYGVAIMLFPDGRKFWNSALHAGQGLMRKSIKA